In Silene latifolia isolate original U9 population chromosome X, ASM4854445v1, whole genome shotgun sequence, the following proteins share a genomic window:
- the LOC141618920 gene encoding uncharacterized protein LOC141618920, which yields MVGNVSIKKTLCDLGASVSILPLPIARKVGLHDMIPTSMTLQLADRLVQRPMGVIEDVSVKVGNFYIPADFVVLDIPKDQQTPIILGRPFLETGDVNISVKEGKFTFKVGGNVVEFYLTGAMSQPMFESVYSIDMLEEAIEDAKDKCLVEHLEEDYEALPPIIDEVEDKNPPKVDLKPLPPLP from the coding sequence ATGGTGGGTAATGTGAGCATTAAGAAGACACTTTGTGATCTTGGTGCTAGTGTTAGCATACTTCCGCTTCCTATTGCGAGGAAAGTTGGGTTGCATGACATGATTCCTACCTCTATGACCTTACAACTAGCCGATAGGTTGGTACAAAGACCAATGGGTGTCATTGAAGATGTGTCGGTCAAGGTGGGCAATTTCTACATCCCGGCGGACTTTGTAGTTCTTGACATTCCGAAGGATCAGCAAACTCCTATCATACTTGGAAGACCCTTCTTGGAAACAGGAGATGTTAACATAAGTGTCAAGGAAGGGAAGTTCACTTTCAAGGTGGGAGGGAACGTGGTTGAATTTTATTTGACCGGAGCTATGTCACAACCTATGTTTGAGAGTGTCTACTCCATAGACATGTTAGAAGAAGCTATTGAAGATGCTAAGGATAAATGCTTGGTGGAGCATTTGGAGGAAGATTATGAAGCTCTACCACCGATCATTGATGAAGTTGAGGATAAGAACCCTCCAAAGGTAGATCTTAAGCCTTTACCCCCCCTCCCTTGA